A single Triticum dicoccoides isolate Atlit2015 ecotype Zavitan chromosome 2A, WEW_v2.0, whole genome shotgun sequence DNA region contains:
- the LOC119354529 gene encoding E3 ubiquitin-protein ligase RHF2A-like encodes MDEKAAKMEKLSSAAAFVEGGVQDACDDACSICLEAFCDSDPSTVTSCKHDFHLQCILEWCQRSSQCPMCWQAISMKDPLSQELLEAVEQEKNVQADRSRTTAVFRHPMLGHFEVPVDTDDAELEERLVQHLAAAAVTRRSHRHGRREGHRGRSGPHGRTQIVVFSTTETTSSDPISSDSPQVGDSEHSPAIMSAPVDAMEEASANILVHNNTSSNCPVGSNDRISGDEASPINQDGAGPSDPQSFSNTLKTRLQSVSVKYKDSITKNTRGWKERWLSRSDTISSLGSDVRREVNAGIAAVSRMMERLETRDGSGSGPSSASSDNVSSATNNQGAASSNFCASVNGASSSATCASRSGSQ; translated from the exons atggaCGAGAAGGCAGCCAAGATGGAGAAGCTCTCGTCGGCGGCGGCTTTCGTGGAGGGCGGCGTGCAGGACGCCTGCGACGACGCCTGCAGCATCTGCCTCGAGGCCTTCTGCGACAGCGACCCCTCCACG GTTACAAGCTGCAAGCATGATTTCCATCTCCAGTGCATCCTTGAGTG GTGCCAGAGAAGCTCCCAGTGTCCCATGTGTTGGCAGGCAATCAGCATGAAGGACCCTCTGAG TCAAGAGCTCCTTGAGGCTGTTGAACAGGAGAAGAATGTGCAAGCAGATCGCTCACGCACGACCGCCGTTTTTCGCCATCCAATGCTCGGACATTTTGAG GTACCAGTTGATACAGATGATGCTGAGCTTGAAGAACGTCTCGTGCAACACCTGGCCGCTGCTGCCGTGACACGTAGGTCGCACCGCCATGGTAGAAGGGAAGGCCACCGCGGAAGATCAGGACCACACGGTCGCACACAAATTGTAGTATTTTCGACAACTGAAACTACCTCTAGTGACCCCATTTCTTCAGATTCACCACAAGTAGGGGACAGTGAGCATTCTCCTGCTATAATGTCTGCTCCTgtggatgccatggaagaagcatcTGCCAACATACTAGTGCACAATAATACTTCATCTAACTGCCCTGTTGGATCAAATGATAG AATTTCTGGTGATGAAGCATCTCCCATCAACCAGGATGGAGCTGGACCATCCGATCCACAATCTTTCTCAAACACACTCAAGACTCGCCTGCAGTCGGTTTCGGTCAA GTACAAGGACTCGATAACGAAGAACACCCGTGGGTGGAAGGAACGGTGGCTCTCTCGGAGTGACACGATATCGAGTCTTGGTTCTGATGTGAGGAGGGAGGTTAATGCCGGAATCGCTGCTGTGTCTCGCATGATGGAGCGGCTAGAAACGAGGGATGGGAGTGGCTCTGGGCCCTCATCGGCTTCTTCGGACAATGTTTCTTCTGCTACAAATAATCAGGGGGCCGCGTCGTCCAACTTTTGTGCTTCCGTAAATGGCGCCTCGTCTTCGGCAACTTGTGCGTCGAGATCTGGTTCACAATGA